Part of the Pseudodesulfovibrio mercurii genome is shown below.
CGCAGACAGCCGTCTCATCCATCTGCGCACTGTCCCTGTACAAGATCATCTTGTCCTTCATGCCTCTTGCCTGGTACGCCGAGAACCACAAAGGGCTTTTCGGTATCAGGGACCTGCTCAGCGGATTCCTTGTCAACACGGGCCAATACATCTCGCTATTGCGTTCCGACTGGCAGGGCACGCCGTTTGGTTACCTCATGTTGGCGTTCATCCTGCTGTTCCTGCTGGGCGCTTTCCTGTACATCGGCAAGGATCGCCCGACCAGGACACCGCTCTACCTGGTCACGCTCGCCATCATTCCCCTCTGCGTGCTCGTCATCGGGGGGGTCCAACTGCTTCTGGCAAAACCGGTGTGGCATTACCGGGTCCTGGTGGCGGGCAGCGTCCTGGTCACGGCCCTCTATTTCGCCCTGCCCAGGATCAGCTCCAGGCTGCTGGGCAACGTCCTGGGCGTCGTCGTGGTGCTGATCTGCATCCATTCCGCCCTGTACGTCTCCCTCTATGGATACATCTCGAAAATCCAGGTCCAATACGAGACGTACATCCTGAACCATCTGGTCTTTGACGTGGATTCCTGCCTCGACAAGTACAACGACCTGGCGTCGTTGGACATACAGGGAACAACGGGAGTCTCTCCGGCGCTCGCCAATGTGTACGGGATCTATCCGACGATGAAACGGCTCAACCCCGCCACCCTCGACGGAAGAAGCTGGTGGGGTTACATGCAGCTCCAGTATTACAGCCGGCGCGTGGCGGGGTTGGCCTTCGAGGCGTCCACCGCCACCAGCCTGCCCCCCGCCGTGGTCCGCACGCCGTACTACTCGATCTACGTCGCCGACAGGGAGCTGATCATCCGCTTCCCCGAGGTGCCCCCGCCGCCCGCACACGAATAGCCCGACGCCCGACGGAACGCGCGCCCGCAACCGGCTCAGGAGACGACCCAGACGGTGCGGTCCTTGGCGTGGTGGATGAGCTTGTTGGAGACGCTGCCGAACAGGAACTCCTCGGCCTTGGACACGCCCCGGCGGCCGATGACCAGGGTGCCGTAGCCGCCCTCCTCGGCGATGGACAGGATCTCCAGGGCGATGTTCCGGCCGTGGCTGCAATCCTCCGCGCCCTCGGGCCGGGCCGCACAGCTGTCGATGTACTGGCTGCAGACCTCCCCGGCGGACAGGCCGCCCGCCTCCAGTTCGGCCGCCGCCCGATCAAGGAAGTCGCGCATGGCCTGCGAGTGCTCCCTGCACTGTCCGGACCAGCTGGTCTCGTCCGGGAACATGTCCCGCTCCGGCAGCCGCTCGATGTGCACCAGGAGCACGTCGTATCCCCGGCCGCCGTCCAGGATGGCCGCGGCGTAGCGCACGGCGCGCAGCGAATTCTCCGAACCGTCCACCGCGATGAGCACCTTCTTGAAATCCATGACCGCCCCCTTCGGGCTGAGGTTGATGGCGCGGGCCGCCCGGTTCAGCCGAGGAGCGCGCGGCACGGCCGAAGCTCGTCGAGCAGTTCCTCCACGGTGTCGTAGAAGACCTCGGCCTGTTGCGAAAAATGCAGGAACACGTTGTTCAGGGCCGCCGGGATGTAGGGGAAGAGCTTGCGCAGGTTGACCACCCGGTTGCGGATGACCAGGGAGTGGTCGCCCCGGTCCAGGCCGTTCAGGACCTCGGCGGAAAAGCCGCCCTGGTCCAGGTTGCCCAGGTTCCAGACCTGCTTGCCCGCGCAGTAGATGAGGATGTTGCCCAGGCCGAAGATGTCCAGGCCGAACGGGTTCTCGTGGAAGTCGAAGGTGTAGTCGAAGTCGATCCAGCGGTAGGCGCCCGTGCCGTACTCGATGAACAGGTGGTCACGCCGGATGTCGCCGTGCTTTTCGCCTTGGGCGTGCAGGGAGGCGATGGCCTCGCAGGCCCCCATGAAGTTGTCGAGGATGGCCGGGAAGTGCTCGTGGAAATAGGTCTCGTGGTCCGCCTTGACGGCGTAGACGTACTTGCCGATCTCCCGGCCCTGGACGATGTCCAGGATGCGCACCGGGTTGTCATGGTCGTCCCGACGGGTCACGCCGTGCATGAAGCGATGGTCGTCGGCCACCAGGTCCAGGATACGCGACTCCTTTTCCGGGCTGCGGTAGCACAGGACCTCGAAGTCCCCGACGTTGAGGGGGAAGCGCTCGAAAAAGACCAGCTTGAGAATCTTGGGCTGGCCGCTCTCCAGCTCCCGGCAGCGCTTGACCCAGTACTTGGGGTCCTCCATGCCGAAGCGCCGCTCGCTCTCGTCCTTGAGCACGAGATAGTGCGACCCCGCCAGCTCGATGACGTCACCGTGGTTGATGTCCATGAACTGGGTGGTGTCCGTGAACACCTTGCCGCAGCGCCGGACATCGAATTCCGGCATGTACCGTTCCACAAGCTCCCTGACCGCGTCCGACATGGCGACCCCCGCTTGACCGGTTCCCGAGAGAGTTCCCTACTCTTGCAGGATATTCGGCCGGGCGGGATATGGCAAGTATTCATTCCGGCGCGGCCGGAACTCCTGTAGCGGCGGTACGGACCGGCGGTGCGGACCGGGCGGCTAGCGCCCGGCCAATCTGGACTTCAGGGTCTGGGGGTAGTCGGTGATGATGGCGAAGCAGCCCGCGTCGAGCAGGGACAGGGCG
Proteins encoded:
- a CDS encoding glucosyltransferase domain-containing protein — protein: MQCIKACRTLYDVLRDVVVRNYPTCIILTISWFLVFSTYIFSGRLYIDDIGRSIRNYDLWRTGGRPLADILSRSLYLSSSPFNISPISHLLFFAVMSFVGVIIVRMFNRKESLRNVIYIFPIGMSPFIIQIASYAFDSPWYAIGVLTATLSALTLTLETGFLAGVTLQVFFIGCSLCLYQPTFGVYVLLALLLMFNRLLLGKSIRGILSQTAVSSICALSLYKIILSFMPLAWYAENHKGLFGIRDLLSGFLVNTGQYISLLRSDWQGTPFGYLMLAFILLFLLGAFLYIGKDRPTRTPLYLVTLAIIPLCVLVIGGVQLLLAKPVWHYRVLVAGSVLVTALYFALPRISSRLLGNVLGVVVVLICIHSALYVSLYGYISKIQVQYETYILNHLVFDVDSCLDKYNDLASLDIQGTTGVSPALANVYGIYPTMKRLNPATLDGRSWWGYMQLQYYSRRVAGLAFEASTATSLPPAVVRTPYYSIYVADRELIIRFPEVPPPPAHE
- a CDS encoding universal stress protein yields the protein MDFKKVLIAVDGSENSLRAVRYAAAILDGGRGYDVLLVHIERLPERDMFPDETSWSGQCREHSQAMRDFLDRAAAELEAGGLSAGEVCSQYIDSCAARPEGAEDCSHGRNIALEILSIAEEGGYGTLVIGRRGVSKAEEFLFGSVSNKLIHHAKDRTVWVVS